CTCTTAAATGAGATTATAGACGAAAGTTCTGGTGACTACATTTTAAAGCTTGACCCTGACCATGTTTTTGAGAGGGATACGATAGAGTATTTATTGTTCCTAGCAAGCATGTACCGTAATGTCAAGATTTTCTATGCGCCCTACCTCTATTTTGTTGGGAATTGGGTTATTAAGCCTGAACTATGGGCTCCTACCTTTTTCAAAAAAGATGACCATATTAGACTACTTGGGGACAGTGGCAGTGTATTTTTTACTCCCCTGGGGATTCTGGAAAACATAATAAAAAACATACGACATCCATTGAATGTTTTAAAGTCAATTCATTACGCGTATGTGCCCAAACCTGTGCATCATTACTACGCAATTTTCCCAGGGAATTACATTAGAAGAATAGAGGAACACAAAAAGTTTTACAACAAACACAATTGGACATACTATGATGAGATATTAAAACGGATAAAAGGAATTAAAAATTGGGATACCTTCTGGAGGATTATAGCAAAGGAACTTGTTGAAAAGACGTGGGAGTGGTACGGTCCTAGAAAGGTCATAAAATACACTGGTGAGTTGCCAACCCTTATAAAACCTCTCTGGGGAGAGTGGAAATACCGGGTCAGATTTGAACTCATATCAAGCGAGGGTAGCGAGGATGGGGGAGCTACCTAACTTAATAGTTATTATATTAGATACCCTTAGGAAAGACTATGATATTCCCGTTAGAAATGTGTTGGAAAAGTTTGGATTTGTCTCCTATGAGCGGGCAATAGCTCCCGCTCCTTGGACTGTTCCGAGTCATGCTTCAATGCTCACGGGACTGTATCCTGCTTTGCACGGAGCTCATGAAACAAAAAAGAGGAAGATACCTAGTGTTAAACTCGATAAAAAGGACAATCTACTAACTTTTAAATTGAAGGAATTTGGGTATGACACCGTTCTATTGACCTCCAACTTTTTCGTCCATCCTCATTTTGGCTTTGTTGGATTTGATAATGTCTACTATGTCCCACCACTACCTGAGATAAAGCTTTTGTCTGATTCAGAGAGGCAGATACTTCGAAAAATTGTCCAGAATCAAAGCAACTTCCGCAGAATATTTTTAGAGCTGGTGCGAAAAAACCACTATAGATTGCTCTTAAAGGGAGGAACTCAATACTTGATGCAGACATTTTATAAACATTTTTTGCCCTGTTTAAGCATTGGCCGACTGAAAAAGGGATATCACAAATTATATCTTACCTAGACAGATATCTCTCCAAAAATAAGTCCGAGAATATGTTTATCTTTATAAATTCAATCGAAATGCATGAACCCTATCTCGTCAACGACAATTTAAAAATCTTATCGGATAATCTAAAGATGAATTCTTTGGACATGAGTCTAGTGACTGCGTGGAGACAAAGATATGTAACGGAATCTGAGTATCTTGGGAAAAAACTATTTGAGTTGCTTTCTGTTCTAAGAAAGCACAATGTCTTAGATAACTCCCTTGTCATTGTAACGAGTGATCATGGTCAGTTACTTGGTGAGCATGGTAGAATTGGCCATGGGAATTTCTTGTACGATGAGTTATTAAGGGTTCCTCTCTTTATAAAATATCCCCAATGGATGTCCCCTACCTCGGATAAAACATCG
This genomic stretch from Thermococcus sp. harbors:
- a CDS encoding glycosyltransferase family A protein is translated as MPRNLKVTCIMLARNLVSQGYPFLEAILSVLPYCDELMICEGYSDDETYTILKKLQKIHEDKVFIVRKKWVSNKRIKSHVFSDLLNEIIDESSGDYILKLDPDHVFERDTIEYLLFLASMYRNVKIFYAPYLYFVGNWVIKPELWAPTFFKKDDHIRLLGDSGSVFFTPLGILENIIKNIRHPLNVLKSIHYAYVPKPVHHYYAIFPGNYIRRIEEHKKFYNKHNWTYYDEILKRIKGIKNWDTFWRIIAKELVEKTWEWYGPRKVIKYTGELPTLIKPLWGEWKYRVRFELISSEGSEDGGAT
- a CDS encoding sulfatase-like hydrolase/transferase, with amino-acid sequence MGELPNLIVIILDTLRKDYDIPVRNVLEKFGFVSYERAIAPAPWTVPSHASMLTGLYPALHGAHETKKRKIPSVKLDKKDNLLTFKLKEFGYDTVLLTSNFFVHPHFGFVGFDNVYYVPPLPEIKLLSDSERQILRKIVQNQSNFRRIFLELVRKNHYRLLLKGGTQYLMQTFYKHFLPCLSIGRLKKGYHKLYLT